A window of Hevea brasiliensis isolate MT/VB/25A 57/8 chromosome 14, ASM3005281v1, whole genome shotgun sequence contains these coding sequences:
- the LOC110669000 gene encoding glucuronoxylan 4-O-methyltransferase 1 yields MRPKSQQIPNFKLLLFGVFLAFFLLFLLRSNISSSSKENPSPSSSTFKSKIPKHDEANATSCSPTCNKIPRSLAQALIHYTTSTITPQQTLKEISATAKVLEKKSPCNFLVFGLGHDSLMWSTLNYGGRTIFLEEDEAWISQIRRRFPMLESYHVTYDSKVNEANNLMEVGRGPECTAVSDPKFSMCQLALKGLPNEVYDIKWDLIMVDAPTGYYEEAPGRMTAIYTAGMMARNRAEGEETEVFVHDVNREVEDTFSKVFLCEGYMKKQEGRLRHFTIPSHRGALDRPFCPE; encoded by the coding sequence ATGAGGCCTAAAAGCCAACAAATCCCCAACTTTAAGCTTCTCCTCTTTGGTGTCTTCCTTGCTTTCTTTCTGTTATTTTTGTTAAGATCAAATATATCATCTTCTTCCAAGGAAAACCCATCTCCTAGTTCAAGTACCTTTAAATCCAAAATCCCAAAACATGATGAAGCAAATGCAACAAGCTGTTCCCCAACTTGCAACAAGATCCCACGGTCCCTAGCTCAAGCTCTCATCCATTACACAACCTCAACCATTACACCACAACAAACACTTAAAGAAATCTCAGCAACAGCAAAAGTTTTAGAGAAGAAATCTCCATGCAACTTCTTGGTTTTTGGGCTTGGTCATGACAGTCTTATGTGGAGTACACTAAACTATGGAGGAAGAACAATTTTCCTTGAAGAAGATGAGGCTTGGATTTCACAAATTAGGAGAAGGTTCCCCATGTTAGAGTCCTATCATGTGACCTATGATAGTAAGGTGAACGAAGCAAACAATCTCATGGAGGTAGGCAGAGGACCTGAGTGCACAGCAGTCAGTGATCCCAAGTTCTCTATGTGCCAACTTGCCTTGAAAGGCTTGCCTAATGaagtttatgacataaaatgggaTTTAATCATGGTTGATGCACCTACAGGTTACTATGAAGAGGCACCAGGAAGAATGACTGCTATATATACTGCAGGAATGATGGCTAGGAACAGGGCAGAGGGAGAAGAAACTGAGGTGTTTGTGCATGATGTGAATAGAGAAGTGGAAGATACATTTTCTAAGGTATTTCTCTGTGAAGGGTATATGAAGAAACAGGAAGGGAGGTTAAGGCACTTCACCATTCCTAGCCACAGGGGTGCCTTGGACAGGCCCTTTTGCCCTGAGTAG